Proteins encoded together in one Oncorhynchus mykiss isolate Arlee chromosome 7, USDA_OmykA_1.1, whole genome shotgun sequence window:
- the LOC110528172 gene encoding cyclic AMP-dependent transcription factor ATF-7 isoform X1: MVWYRQYSRQSGSLCEMGDDRPFVCTAPGCGQRFTNEDHLSVHKHKHEMTLKFGPARTDSVIIADQTPTPTRFLKNCEEVGLFNELASSFEQEFRKAHEDDQRNKNPLTAPQLPAPPLQTPSGVKEEDEGPLEVDSSPPGSPDSTSSMSDSSKEPMVRGKETPPRPVVSSAPTPTIVRPGSLPIHLVYDPLHPTLPSPTSVITQTPPSNRQLGSPTGSFPLVMHLPNGQTVPLLPSPNMTSVISLARPFNLVPNIPGIPGPPIGGTSSGSSSPSGYSLQSEAKMRLKAALTQQQQQHGPGAQNGAGEGPGGAGSSPIVPQRHEQSQQPSQHSDTPSPAQPQQTSSGSSSPFGYSLHSEDMMMSPAQPTGGRRRRGAEVDPDERRQRFLERNRAAASRCRQKRKVWVGSLERKAEDLATMNVSLTNEVGLLRNEVTQLKQLLLAHKDCPVTAMQKKSAYVAAGVEENSRDPPSEPMGSPAPVIQHGPSPLAPSPGAITVNGLSVRAAEAVAMSVLAGMGAAQQGGVLMATQPQPAPR, encoded by the exons ATGGTTTGGTACAGACAGTACAGCAGACAATCTG GCTCTTTGTGTGAGATGGGGGACGATCGACCTTTTGTGTGCACCGCCCCAGGCTGTGGCCAG AGATTTACTAATGAAGACCATCTATCGGTCCACAAACACAAGCATGAGATGACCCTGAAATTTGGTCCTGCCAGAACTGACTCCGTCATCATTGCAG acCAGACCCCCACACCCACCCGCTTCCTGAAGAACTGTGAGGAGGTGGGTCTGTTCAACGAGCTGGCCAGCTCCTTCGAGCAGGAGTTCCGGAAGGCCCATGAGGATGACCAAAGGAACAAAAACCCG CTCACGGCCCCCCAGCTTCCGGCCCCACCCCTACAGACCCCCTCTGGGGTGAAAGAAGAGGATGAGGGGCCTCTGGAGGTTGACTCCTCCCCCCCAGGCAGTCCTGACTCCACCTCCAGCATGTCGGACAGCAGCAAAGAGCCAATGGTGAGAGGAAAG GAGACTCCTCCACGGCCGGTGGTGAGCTCTGCCCCCACGCCAACTATTGTACGCCCAGGGTCCCTTCCCATTCACCTTGTTTACGACCCCCTGCACCCGACTCTGCCCTCGCCAACCTCTGTCATCACACAAACCCCGCCCTCCAACAGACAACTGGG CTCTCCGACAGGTTCCTTCCCGCTGGTAATGCATCTCCCCAACGGACAGAcagtccctctcctccccagcccAAATATGACCTCGGTCATATCT CTGGCGAGGCCGTTTAATTTGGTGCCCAACATCCCTGGGATTCCAGGCCCTCCGATTGGTGGGACCAGCAGTGGCTCCTCCTCCCCATCTGGGTATAGTCTACAGTCAGAGGCCAAGATG AGGCTGAAGGCAGCGCTGacccaacaacagcagcagcatggCCCGGGGGCTCAGAACGGGGCTGGAGAGGGCCCAGGGGGGGCAGGTTCCAGCCCCATTGTCCCCCAGAGACATGAACAGAGCCAGCAGCCCTCGCAGCACTCTGACACACCCTCTCCCGCACAgccacag CAAACCAGCAGTGGCTCCTCCTCTCCATTTGGGTATAGTCTACATTCAGAGGACATGATG ATGTCCCCAGCCCAGCCCACAGGTGGTAGGAGGCGGCGGGGTGCGGAGGTTGACCCAGACGAGAGGAGGCAGCGCTTCCTGGAGAGGAATAGGGCGGCGGCTTCTCGCTGCCGACAGAAACGCAAGGTGTGGGTTGGCTCTCTGGAGAGGAAGGCAGAGGACCTGGCTACCATGAATGTTTCTTTGACC AATGAAGTGGGTCTGCTGAGGAACGAGGTGACCCAACTGAAACAGCTGCTGCTGGCCCACAAAGACTGCCCTGTCACTGCCATGCAGAAGAAGTCTGCCTACGTAG ctgcAGGAGTAGAGGAGAACTCCAGGGACCCCCCCTCTGAGCCTATGGGTTCCCCAGCCCCGGTTATCCAGCACGGGCCTTCGCCCCTTGCCCCCAGCCCTGGGGCCATCACCGTCAACGGGCTGAGCGTCCGCGCGGCTGAGGCAGTAGCCATGTCGGTCCTGGCCGGCATGGGGGCGGCCCAGCAGGGAGGGGTCCTCATGGCCACACAGCCGCAGCCGGCCCCCAGATGA
- the LOC110528172 gene encoding cyclic AMP-dependent transcription factor ATF-7 isoform X5, which yields MVWYRQYSRQSGSLCEMGDDRPFVCTAPGCGQRFTNEDHLSVHKHKHEMTLKFGPARTDSVIIADQTPTPTRFLKNCEEVGLFNELASSFEQEFRKAHEDDQRNKNPLTAPQLPAPPLQTPSGVKEEDEGPLEVDSSPPGSPDSTSSMSDSSKEPMVRGKETPPRPVVSSAPTPTIVRPGSLPIHLVYDPLHPTLPSPTSVITQTPPSNRQLGSPTGSFPLVMHLPNGQTVPLLPSPNMTSVISLARPFNLVPNIPGIPGPPIGGTSSGSSSPSGYSLQSEAKMRLKAALTQQQQQHGPGAQNGAGEGPGGAGSSPIVPQRHEQSQQPSQHSDTPSPAQPQQTSSGSSSPFGYSLHSEDMMMSPAQPTGGRRRRGAEVDPDERRQRFLERNRAAASRCRQKRKVWVGSLERKAEDLATMNVSLTNEVGLLRNEVTQLKQLLLAHKDCPVTAMQKKSAYVG from the exons ATGGTTTGGTACAGACAGTACAGCAGACAATCTG GCTCTTTGTGTGAGATGGGGGACGATCGACCTTTTGTGTGCACCGCCCCAGGCTGTGGCCAG AGATTTACTAATGAAGACCATCTATCGGTCCACAAACACAAGCATGAGATGACCCTGAAATTTGGTCCTGCCAGAACTGACTCCGTCATCATTGCAG acCAGACCCCCACACCCACCCGCTTCCTGAAGAACTGTGAGGAGGTGGGTCTGTTCAACGAGCTGGCCAGCTCCTTCGAGCAGGAGTTCCGGAAGGCCCATGAGGATGACCAAAGGAACAAAAACCCG CTCACGGCCCCCCAGCTTCCGGCCCCACCCCTACAGACCCCCTCTGGGGTGAAAGAAGAGGATGAGGGGCCTCTGGAGGTTGACTCCTCCCCCCCAGGCAGTCCTGACTCCACCTCCAGCATGTCGGACAGCAGCAAAGAGCCAATGGTGAGAGGAAAG GAGACTCCTCCACGGCCGGTGGTGAGCTCTGCCCCCACGCCAACTATTGTACGCCCAGGGTCCCTTCCCATTCACCTTGTTTACGACCCCCTGCACCCGACTCTGCCCTCGCCAACCTCTGTCATCACACAAACCCCGCCCTCCAACAGACAACTGGG CTCTCCGACAGGTTCCTTCCCGCTGGTAATGCATCTCCCCAACGGACAGAcagtccctctcctccccagcccAAATATGACCTCGGTCATATCT CTGGCGAGGCCGTTTAATTTGGTGCCCAACATCCCTGGGATTCCAGGCCCTCCGATTGGTGGGACCAGCAGTGGCTCCTCCTCCCCATCTGGGTATAGTCTACAGTCAGAGGCCAAGATG AGGCTGAAGGCAGCGCTGacccaacaacagcagcagcatggCCCGGGGGCTCAGAACGGGGCTGGAGAGGGCCCAGGGGGGGCAGGTTCCAGCCCCATTGTCCCCCAGAGACATGAACAGAGCCAGCAGCCCTCGCAGCACTCTGACACACCCTCTCCCGCACAgccacag CAAACCAGCAGTGGCTCCTCCTCTCCATTTGGGTATAGTCTACATTCAGAGGACATGATG ATGTCCCCAGCCCAGCCCACAGGTGGTAGGAGGCGGCGGGGTGCGGAGGTTGACCCAGACGAGAGGAGGCAGCGCTTCCTGGAGAGGAATAGGGCGGCGGCTTCTCGCTGCCGACAGAAACGCAAGGTGTGGGTTGGCTCTCTGGAGAGGAAGGCAGAGGACCTGGCTACCATGAATGTTTCTTTGACC AATGAAGTGGGTCTGCTGAGGAACGAGGTGACCCAACTGAAACAGCTGCTGCTGGCCCACAAAGACTGCCCTGTCACTGCCATGCAGAAGAAGTCTGCCTACGTAG GGtga
- the LOC110528172 gene encoding cyclic AMP-dependent transcription factor ATF-7 isoform X2 — protein sequence MVWYRQYSRQSGSLCEMGDDRPFVCTAPGCGQRFTNEDHLSVHKHKHEMTLKFGPARTDSVIIADQTPTPTRFLKNCEEVGLFNELASSFEQEFRKAHEDDQRNKNPLTAPQLPAPPLQTPSGVKEEDEGPLEVDSSPPGSPDSTSSMSDSSKEPMETPPRPVVSSAPTPTIVRPGSLPIHLVYDPLHPTLPSPTSVITQTPPSNRQLGSPTGSFPLVMHLPNGQTVPLLPSPNMTSVISLARPFNLVPNIPGIPGPPIGGTSSGSSSPSGYSLQSEAKMRLKAALTQQQQQHGPGAQNGAGEGPGGAGSSPIVPQRHEQSQQPSQHSDTPSPAQPQQTSSGSSSPFGYSLHSEDMMMSPAQPTGGRRRRGAEVDPDERRQRFLERNRAAASRCRQKRKVWVGSLERKAEDLATMNVSLTNEVGLLRNEVTQLKQLLLAHKDCPVTAMQKKSAYVAAGVEENSRDPPSEPMGSPAPVIQHGPSPLAPSPGAITVNGLSVRAAEAVAMSVLAGMGAAQQGGVLMATQPQPAPR from the exons ATGGTTTGGTACAGACAGTACAGCAGACAATCTG GCTCTTTGTGTGAGATGGGGGACGATCGACCTTTTGTGTGCACCGCCCCAGGCTGTGGCCAG AGATTTACTAATGAAGACCATCTATCGGTCCACAAACACAAGCATGAGATGACCCTGAAATTTGGTCCTGCCAGAACTGACTCCGTCATCATTGCAG acCAGACCCCCACACCCACCCGCTTCCTGAAGAACTGTGAGGAGGTGGGTCTGTTCAACGAGCTGGCCAGCTCCTTCGAGCAGGAGTTCCGGAAGGCCCATGAGGATGACCAAAGGAACAAAAACCCG CTCACGGCCCCCCAGCTTCCGGCCCCACCCCTACAGACCCCCTCTGGGGTGAAAGAAGAGGATGAGGGGCCTCTGGAGGTTGACTCCTCCCCCCCAGGCAGTCCTGACTCCACCTCCAGCATGTCGGACAGCAGCAAAGAGCCAATG GAGACTCCTCCACGGCCGGTGGTGAGCTCTGCCCCCACGCCAACTATTGTACGCCCAGGGTCCCTTCCCATTCACCTTGTTTACGACCCCCTGCACCCGACTCTGCCCTCGCCAACCTCTGTCATCACACAAACCCCGCCCTCCAACAGACAACTGGG CTCTCCGACAGGTTCCTTCCCGCTGGTAATGCATCTCCCCAACGGACAGAcagtccctctcctccccagcccAAATATGACCTCGGTCATATCT CTGGCGAGGCCGTTTAATTTGGTGCCCAACATCCCTGGGATTCCAGGCCCTCCGATTGGTGGGACCAGCAGTGGCTCCTCCTCCCCATCTGGGTATAGTCTACAGTCAGAGGCCAAGATG AGGCTGAAGGCAGCGCTGacccaacaacagcagcagcatggCCCGGGGGCTCAGAACGGGGCTGGAGAGGGCCCAGGGGGGGCAGGTTCCAGCCCCATTGTCCCCCAGAGACATGAACAGAGCCAGCAGCCCTCGCAGCACTCTGACACACCCTCTCCCGCACAgccacag CAAACCAGCAGTGGCTCCTCCTCTCCATTTGGGTATAGTCTACATTCAGAGGACATGATG ATGTCCCCAGCCCAGCCCACAGGTGGTAGGAGGCGGCGGGGTGCGGAGGTTGACCCAGACGAGAGGAGGCAGCGCTTCCTGGAGAGGAATAGGGCGGCGGCTTCTCGCTGCCGACAGAAACGCAAGGTGTGGGTTGGCTCTCTGGAGAGGAAGGCAGAGGACCTGGCTACCATGAATGTTTCTTTGACC AATGAAGTGGGTCTGCTGAGGAACGAGGTGACCCAACTGAAACAGCTGCTGCTGGCCCACAAAGACTGCCCTGTCACTGCCATGCAGAAGAAGTCTGCCTACGTAG ctgcAGGAGTAGAGGAGAACTCCAGGGACCCCCCCTCTGAGCCTATGGGTTCCCCAGCCCCGGTTATCCAGCACGGGCCTTCGCCCCTTGCCCCCAGCCCTGGGGCCATCACCGTCAACGGGCTGAGCGTCCGCGCGGCTGAGGCAGTAGCCATGTCGGTCCTGGCCGGCATGGGGGCGGCCCAGCAGGGAGGGGTCCTCATGGCCACACAGCCGCAGCCGGCCCCCAGATGA
- the LOC110528172 gene encoding cyclic AMP-dependent transcription factor ATF-7 isoform X3: MGDDRPFVCTAPGCGQRFTNEDHLSVHKHKHEMTLKFGPARTDSVIIADQTPTPTRFLKNCEEVGLFNELASSFEQEFRKAHEDDQRNKNPLTAPQLPAPPLQTPSGVKEEDEGPLEVDSSPPGSPDSTSSMSDSSKEPMVRGKETPPRPVVSSAPTPTIVRPGSLPIHLVYDPLHPTLPSPTSVITQTPPSNRQLGSPTGSFPLVMHLPNGQTVPLLPSPNMTSVISLARPFNLVPNIPGIPGPPIGGTSSGSSSPSGYSLQSEAKMRLKAALTQQQQQHGPGAQNGAGEGPGGAGSSPIVPQRHEQSQQPSQHSDTPSPAQPQQTSSGSSSPFGYSLHSEDMMMSPAQPTGGRRRRGAEVDPDERRQRFLERNRAAASRCRQKRKVWVGSLERKAEDLATMNVSLTNEVGLLRNEVTQLKQLLLAHKDCPVTAMQKKSAYVAAGVEENSRDPPSEPMGSPAPVIQHGPSPLAPSPGAITVNGLSVRAAEAVAMSVLAGMGAAQQGGVLMATQPQPAPR, translated from the exons ATGGGGGACGATCGACCTTTTGTGTGCACCGCCCCAGGCTGTGGCCAG AGATTTACTAATGAAGACCATCTATCGGTCCACAAACACAAGCATGAGATGACCCTGAAATTTGGTCCTGCCAGAACTGACTCCGTCATCATTGCAG acCAGACCCCCACACCCACCCGCTTCCTGAAGAACTGTGAGGAGGTGGGTCTGTTCAACGAGCTGGCCAGCTCCTTCGAGCAGGAGTTCCGGAAGGCCCATGAGGATGACCAAAGGAACAAAAACCCG CTCACGGCCCCCCAGCTTCCGGCCCCACCCCTACAGACCCCCTCTGGGGTGAAAGAAGAGGATGAGGGGCCTCTGGAGGTTGACTCCTCCCCCCCAGGCAGTCCTGACTCCACCTCCAGCATGTCGGACAGCAGCAAAGAGCCAATGGTGAGAGGAAAG GAGACTCCTCCACGGCCGGTGGTGAGCTCTGCCCCCACGCCAACTATTGTACGCCCAGGGTCCCTTCCCATTCACCTTGTTTACGACCCCCTGCACCCGACTCTGCCCTCGCCAACCTCTGTCATCACACAAACCCCGCCCTCCAACAGACAACTGGG CTCTCCGACAGGTTCCTTCCCGCTGGTAATGCATCTCCCCAACGGACAGAcagtccctctcctccccagcccAAATATGACCTCGGTCATATCT CTGGCGAGGCCGTTTAATTTGGTGCCCAACATCCCTGGGATTCCAGGCCCTCCGATTGGTGGGACCAGCAGTGGCTCCTCCTCCCCATCTGGGTATAGTCTACAGTCAGAGGCCAAGATG AGGCTGAAGGCAGCGCTGacccaacaacagcagcagcatggCCCGGGGGCTCAGAACGGGGCTGGAGAGGGCCCAGGGGGGGCAGGTTCCAGCCCCATTGTCCCCCAGAGACATGAACAGAGCCAGCAGCCCTCGCAGCACTCTGACACACCCTCTCCCGCACAgccacag CAAACCAGCAGTGGCTCCTCCTCTCCATTTGGGTATAGTCTACATTCAGAGGACATGATG ATGTCCCCAGCCCAGCCCACAGGTGGTAGGAGGCGGCGGGGTGCGGAGGTTGACCCAGACGAGAGGAGGCAGCGCTTCCTGGAGAGGAATAGGGCGGCGGCTTCTCGCTGCCGACAGAAACGCAAGGTGTGGGTTGGCTCTCTGGAGAGGAAGGCAGAGGACCTGGCTACCATGAATGTTTCTTTGACC AATGAAGTGGGTCTGCTGAGGAACGAGGTGACCCAACTGAAACAGCTGCTGCTGGCCCACAAAGACTGCCCTGTCACTGCCATGCAGAAGAAGTCTGCCTACGTAG ctgcAGGAGTAGAGGAGAACTCCAGGGACCCCCCCTCTGAGCCTATGGGTTCCCCAGCCCCGGTTATCCAGCACGGGCCTTCGCCCCTTGCCCCCAGCCCTGGGGCCATCACCGTCAACGGGCTGAGCGTCCGCGCGGCTGAGGCAGTAGCCATGTCGGTCCTGGCCGGCATGGGGGCGGCCCAGCAGGGAGGGGTCCTCATGGCCACACAGCCGCAGCCGGCCCCCAGATGA
- the LOC110528172 gene encoding cyclic AMP-dependent transcription factor ATF-7 isoform X4 encodes MGDDRPFVCTAPGCGQRFTNEDHLSVHKHKHEMTLKFGPARTDSVIIADQTPTPTRFLKNCEEVGLFNELASSFEQEFRKAHEDDQRNKNPLTAPQLPAPPLQTPSGVKEEDEGPLEVDSSPPGSPDSTSSMSDSSKEPMETPPRPVVSSAPTPTIVRPGSLPIHLVYDPLHPTLPSPTSVITQTPPSNRQLGSPTGSFPLVMHLPNGQTVPLLPSPNMTSVISLARPFNLVPNIPGIPGPPIGGTSSGSSSPSGYSLQSEAKMRLKAALTQQQQQHGPGAQNGAGEGPGGAGSSPIVPQRHEQSQQPSQHSDTPSPAQPQQTSSGSSSPFGYSLHSEDMMMSPAQPTGGRRRRGAEVDPDERRQRFLERNRAAASRCRQKRKVWVGSLERKAEDLATMNVSLTNEVGLLRNEVTQLKQLLLAHKDCPVTAMQKKSAYVAAGVEENSRDPPSEPMGSPAPVIQHGPSPLAPSPGAITVNGLSVRAAEAVAMSVLAGMGAAQQGGVLMATQPQPAPR; translated from the exons ATGGGGGACGATCGACCTTTTGTGTGCACCGCCCCAGGCTGTGGCCAG AGATTTACTAATGAAGACCATCTATCGGTCCACAAACACAAGCATGAGATGACCCTGAAATTTGGTCCTGCCAGAACTGACTCCGTCATCATTGCAG acCAGACCCCCACACCCACCCGCTTCCTGAAGAACTGTGAGGAGGTGGGTCTGTTCAACGAGCTGGCCAGCTCCTTCGAGCAGGAGTTCCGGAAGGCCCATGAGGATGACCAAAGGAACAAAAACCCG CTCACGGCCCCCCAGCTTCCGGCCCCACCCCTACAGACCCCCTCTGGGGTGAAAGAAGAGGATGAGGGGCCTCTGGAGGTTGACTCCTCCCCCCCAGGCAGTCCTGACTCCACCTCCAGCATGTCGGACAGCAGCAAAGAGCCAATG GAGACTCCTCCACGGCCGGTGGTGAGCTCTGCCCCCACGCCAACTATTGTACGCCCAGGGTCCCTTCCCATTCACCTTGTTTACGACCCCCTGCACCCGACTCTGCCCTCGCCAACCTCTGTCATCACACAAACCCCGCCCTCCAACAGACAACTGGG CTCTCCGACAGGTTCCTTCCCGCTGGTAATGCATCTCCCCAACGGACAGAcagtccctctcctccccagcccAAATATGACCTCGGTCATATCT CTGGCGAGGCCGTTTAATTTGGTGCCCAACATCCCTGGGATTCCAGGCCCTCCGATTGGTGGGACCAGCAGTGGCTCCTCCTCCCCATCTGGGTATAGTCTACAGTCAGAGGCCAAGATG AGGCTGAAGGCAGCGCTGacccaacaacagcagcagcatggCCCGGGGGCTCAGAACGGGGCTGGAGAGGGCCCAGGGGGGGCAGGTTCCAGCCCCATTGTCCCCCAGAGACATGAACAGAGCCAGCAGCCCTCGCAGCACTCTGACACACCCTCTCCCGCACAgccacag CAAACCAGCAGTGGCTCCTCCTCTCCATTTGGGTATAGTCTACATTCAGAGGACATGATG ATGTCCCCAGCCCAGCCCACAGGTGGTAGGAGGCGGCGGGGTGCGGAGGTTGACCCAGACGAGAGGAGGCAGCGCTTCCTGGAGAGGAATAGGGCGGCGGCTTCTCGCTGCCGACAGAAACGCAAGGTGTGGGTTGGCTCTCTGGAGAGGAAGGCAGAGGACCTGGCTACCATGAATGTTTCTTTGACC AATGAAGTGGGTCTGCTGAGGAACGAGGTGACCCAACTGAAACAGCTGCTGCTGGCCCACAAAGACTGCCCTGTCACTGCCATGCAGAAGAAGTCTGCCTACGTAG ctgcAGGAGTAGAGGAGAACTCCAGGGACCCCCCCTCTGAGCCTATGGGTTCCCCAGCCCCGGTTATCCAGCACGGGCCTTCGCCCCTTGCCCCCAGCCCTGGGGCCATCACCGTCAACGGGCTGAGCGTCCGCGCGGCTGAGGCAGTAGCCATGTCGGTCCTGGCCGGCATGGGGGCGGCCCAGCAGGGAGGGGTCCTCATGGCCACACAGCCGCAGCCGGCCCCCAGATGA